In Pogoniulus pusillus isolate bPogPus1 chromosome 41, bPogPus1.pri, whole genome shotgun sequence, a genomic segment contains:
- the DPP9 gene encoding dipeptidyl peptidase 9 isoform X3 produces the protein MQKIKRVRLENETAGSWRSFLSSPEREERMTAVDALSDSSEVVEMEDVPSQFQVQKHSWDGLRDIIHSSRKYSGMIVNKAPHDFQFVRKTEESSPHSHRLYYLGMPYGSRENSLLYSEIPKKVRKEALLLLSWKQMLDHFQATPHHGMYSREEELLRERKRLGVFGITSYDFHSESGLFLFQASNSLFHCRDGGKNGFMVSPMKPLEIKTQCTGPRMDPKICPADPAFFSFINNNDLWVANIETGEEKRMTYCHKGLSNVLDDPKSAGVATFVIQEEFDRFTGYWWCPTASTEGAEDLKTLRILYEEVDESEVEIIHVPSPALEERKTDSYRYPRTGSKNPKITLKLAEFKTDSKGKILCAQDKELVQPFASLFPTVEYIARAGWTRDGK, from the exons ctttttGTCCAGTCctgaaagggaagagaggatgACTGCGGTGGACGCGCTGTCGGACAGCtctgaggtggtggagatggagGATGTGCCTTCCCAATTCCAGGTGCAAAAGCATTCCTGGGATGGGCTGAGGGACATCattcacagcagcaggaagtACTCGGGCATGATCGTCAACAAAGCTCCCCACGACTTCCAGTTCGTGCGGAAGACAGAGGAGTCCAGCCCCCACTCCCACCGCCTCTACTACCTGG GAATGCCATATGGGAGCAGAGAGAATTCCCTTCTTTACTCAGAGATTCCCAAAAAGGTACGGAAGgaagccctgctgctcctgtcctggAAACAGATGCTGGATCACTTCCAG GCAACTCCTCACCATGGGATGtactccagagaagaggagctcTTGAGGGAACGCAAGAGGCTTGGTGTCTTTGGGATCACATCCTATGACTTCCACAGTGAGAGTGGCCTCTTCCTCTTCCAGGCCAGCAACAGCCTCTTCCATTGTCGAGATGGGGGCAAGAATGGATTCATG GTGTCTCCAATGAAGCCTTTGGAGATCAAAACTCAGTGCACAGGGCCACGGATGGACCCCAAGATCTGCCCAGCTGACCCTGCCTTCTTCTCCTTCATCAATAACAACGACCTCTGGGTAGCCAACATTGAGACAGGGGAGGAGAAGCGAATGACTTACTGCCACAAAG gctTATCCAATGTCCTCGATGATCCCAAATCTGCTGGGGTAGCCACTTTTGTCATTCAGGAGGAGTTCGATCGCTTCACAGGCTATTGGTGGTGCCCCACAGCCTCCACAGAAG GTGCAGAGGATCTGAAAACACTGCGGATCCTGTATGAGGAAGTGGATGAGTCAGAGGTGGAGATCATTCATGTTCCTTCACCTGccttggaggagaggaaaacagaCTCCTATCGATACCCCAGGACAG GCAGCAAAAACCCCAAGATTACACTAAAGCTGGCAGAGTTCAAGACAGACAGCAAGGGTAAG ATCCTGTGTGCTCAGGACAAGGAGCTGGTGCAGCCCTTTGCTTCCTTGTTTCCAACCGTGGAGTACATCGCCCGTGCCGGATGGACCCGAGATGGCAAATAG